From the genome of Planktothrix sp. FACHB-1365, one region includes:
- the secD gene encoding protein translocase subunit SecD, with the protein MRKQRSVLILILVVIIASIVVLANVPLRLGLDLRGGSQLTIQLKPSEAVPIIDERVLTSVQSVIENRVNELGVSEALVQTVGQDQIVVQLPGVNNPEEAERVLGGTAQLDFREQKPGTEQQLPVELQVQQGIKQQIEEAKKKGDSQALAKAIESLNQSNAAIAQLYNSPILRGQDLKDAYPEPVQGGGNWNIGLVFSSEGGDNFAELTKNLAGTGRTIGIFLDNNLLSSPSVPVEFADTGITGGRAVITGRFTAEEANALAVQLRGGALPVPVEIVENRTVGATLGRDSINKSVYAGVTGLILVLIFMIVYYRLPGLIADFSLLIYALLSLALFDLLGVTLTLPGIAGFILSIGMAVDANVLIFERTREELRAGKTLYRSVESGFYRAFSSILDGNVTTVIACVALFWLGTGLVKGFALTLGLGVAVSMFTAITCSRSFLFLVLDFPELRKPELFCPNLKKISQ; encoded by the coding sequence ATGCGAAAACAACGTTCTGTTTTAATTCTAATTTTGGTGGTGATTATTGCCTCCATTGTTGTCCTTGCTAATGTTCCTTTACGATTAGGTTTAGACCTACGGGGAGGTTCTCAACTTACCATTCAATTGAAGCCTTCAGAAGCGGTTCCAATCATTGATGAACGGGTTCTAACGTCTGTTCAAAGCGTGATTGAAAACCGGGTGAATGAACTGGGAGTATCGGAAGCTTTAGTACAAACCGTTGGACAAGATCAAATTGTTGTACAGTTACCGGGGGTTAATAACCCGGAAGAAGCAGAACGAGTTTTAGGAGGAACGGCGCAATTAGATTTCCGCGAACAAAAGCCGGGAACAGAACAACAACTTCCGGTGGAATTGCAAGTTCAGCAAGGAATTAAACAACAAATTGAAGAGGCTAAAAAAAAGGGAGATTCTCAAGCTTTAGCGAAAGCGATTGAATCTTTGAATCAGAGTAATGCAGCGATCGCTCAACTCTATAATAGTCCTATTTTGAGAGGGCAAGATTTAAAAGATGCCTATCCTGAACCTGTCCAAGGTGGAGGAAACTGGAATATTGGTTTAGTGTTTAGTTCTGAAGGGGGCGACAACTTCGCTGAACTCACTAAAAATTTAGCCGGAACTGGGCGAACAATTGGGATTTTTCTAGATAATAATTTATTAAGCTCCCCGTCGGTTCCTGTAGAATTTGCCGATACAGGAATTACAGGAGGTCGAGCCGTTATTACAGGACGATTTACCGCCGAAGAAGCTAATGCTTTAGCGGTACAATTGCGAGGTGGGGCTTTACCTGTTCCCGTGGAAATTGTGGAAAATAGAACCGTTGGGGCTACATTAGGACGAGATAGTATTAACAAGAGTGTTTATGCTGGGGTAACGGGTTTAATTTTAGTCCTGATTTTCATGATTGTTTATTATCGATTACCGGGCTTAATAGCGGATTTTTCGTTATTGATTTATGCGTTATTAAGTTTAGCCCTATTTGATTTATTGGGTGTAACTTTAACGTTACCGGGAATTGCAGGTTTTATTCTCAGTATTGGGATGGCGGTGGATGCTAACGTTCTAATTTTTGAACGAACTCGTGAAGAATTGAGAGCGGGAAAAACCCTATATCGTTCTGTAGAATCAGGCTTTTATCGTGCTTTTAGTAGCATTTTAGATGGTAACGTCACAACGGTTATTGCTTGTGTCGCCCTATTTTGGTTAGGTACAGGATTAGTGAAAGGTTTTGCCTTAACATTAGGACTAGGGGTAGCGGTGAGTATGTTTACTGCCATTACTTGTAGTCGTAGTTTTCTCTTCCTCGTTCTTGATTTTCCAGAGTTAAGAAAACCTGAATTATTCTGCCCAAATTTGAAAAAAATCTCTCAGTAG
- a CDS encoding alpha-ketoacid dehydrogenase subunit beta, producing the protein MAPTLLFNALRQATDEEMARDPSVFVLGEDVGHYGGSYKVTKDLYQKYGDLRVLDTPIAENSFTGMAVGAAMTGLRPIIEGMNMGFLLLAFNQIANNGGMLRYTSGGNFKMPLVIRGPGGVGRQLGAEHSQRLESYFQSVPGLKMVACSTPYNAKGLLKAAIRDDNPVLFFEHVLLYNLKEDIPDEEYIVPIDKAEVVRRGKDVTILTYSRMRHHVMQAVPTLVKQGYDPEVIDLISLKPLDFDTIGESICKTHRVIIVEECMKTGGLGAEITASINDRLFDELDAPVLRLASQDIPTPYNGALERLTIVQPEQIVEGVQKILSKKF; encoded by the coding sequence ATGGCACCAACCCTACTTTTTAATGCGCTGAGACAAGCAACCGATGAAGAAATGGCTCGTGACCCCTCCGTGTTTGTGTTGGGAGAAGATGTGGGTCACTATGGCGGTTCCTACAAAGTCACGAAAGACCTTTATCAAAAATATGGAGATTTGCGGGTTTTAGACACTCCCATTGCAGAAAATAGTTTTACCGGAATGGCCGTTGGCGCTGCAATGACGGGGTTACGGCCGATTATTGAAGGGATGAACATGGGATTTTTGTTACTCGCCTTCAACCAAATTGCTAACAATGGGGGAATGCTGCGTTATACCTCTGGCGGAAATTTTAAAATGCCTTTGGTGATTCGTGGCCCTGGGGGTGTGGGCCGTCAATTGGGTGCGGAACACTCTCAACGGTTAGAATCTTATTTTCAATCAGTTCCTGGGTTAAAAATGGTCGCTTGTTCGACTCCTTATAACGCCAAAGGGTTACTGAAAGCGGCGATTAGAGATGATAATCCGGTTTTGTTTTTTGAGCACGTTTTATTATATAACCTCAAAGAAGATATCCCCGACGAAGAATATATTGTCCCGATTGATAAAGCGGAAGTGGTCAGACGCGGAAAAGATGTAACGATTTTGACTTATTCTCGGATGCGTCATCATGTGATGCAGGCGGTTCCGACTTTAGTGAAACAGGGTTATGATCCTGAAGTGATTGATTTAATTTCTCTCAAACCTTTGGATTTTGATACGATTGGTGAATCCATCTGCAAAACTCATCGCGTGATTATTGTTGAAGAATGTATGAAAACCGGGGGACTGGGAGCAGAAATTACCGCTTCAATTAATGATCGTCTTTTTGATGAATTAGATGCGCCTGTATTGCGGTTAGCATCCCAAGATATTCCGACACCTTACAATGGAGCTTTAGAACGACTCACGATTGTTCAACCAGAGCAAATTGTTGAGGGTGTTCAGAAGATTCTAAGTAAGAAATTTTAA
- a CDS encoding papain fold toxin domain-containing protein, with protein sequence MNYLTPKQKQDLAEIANNHPNLQCVQCALAIKKYLQLEGIQGKLIKVNTQADLDYRNCFLYDDSIGGDAISETGYHEGVIVILDEVEIVFDNHHPQGIPKIEWLANFQFFGKIHLGQELIITEEDF encoded by the coding sequence ATGAACTATTTAACACCAAAACAAAAACAAGACTTAGCAGAAATAGCTAATAATCATCCTAATTTACAATGTGTTCAATGTGCTTTAGCTATCAAAAAATATTTGCAACTGGAAGGAATTCAAGGTAAATTAATTAAAGTTAATACACAAGCAGATTTAGATTATCGTAACTGTTTTCTTTATGATGATAGTATTGGAGGTGATGCAATTTCAGAAACAGGATACCATGAAGGAGTAATAGTTATCCTAGATGAAGTTGAGATTGTTTTTGATAATCACCATCCTCAAGGAATACCTAAAATAGAATGGTTGGCTAATTTTCAATTTTTTGGTAAAATTCACTTAGGACAAGAGTTAATCATCACTGAAGAAGATTTTTAG